One window of the Eucalyptus grandis isolate ANBG69807.140 chromosome 6, ASM1654582v1, whole genome shotgun sequence genome contains the following:
- the LOC104444060 gene encoding LOW QUALITY PROTEIN: probable calcium-binding protein CML44 (The sequence of the model RefSeq protein was modified relative to this genomic sequence to represent the inferred CDS: inserted 1 base in 1 codon; deleted 1 base in 1 codon) yields MSPLGTGDLRRIFENLDKNGDGQVSLEELNWLLEKIGIHHSLGELELSIGKPSLDFDEFLFFYDSISSEETMRSGGVESRESSGGDVNQETDLAEAFKVFDLNDDGFISCDELQSVLSKLELWDERSGRDCNSMIRAYDTNNDGXLDFEEFKSMMSITIS; encoded by the exons ATGTCTCCCCTCGGAACTGGAGATTTACGTCGGATTTTCGAGAACCTCGACAAGAACGGCGATGGCCAGGTGAGCCTGGAGGAGCTCAATTGGCTGCTCGAGAAAATCGGTATCCATCATAGCCTGGGCGAGCTGGAATTATCTATAGGGAAACCGAGCCTCGACTTTGACgag tttttgttcttttacgACTCCATATCGTCGGAAGAAACCATGAGGAGCGGTGGAGTGGAATCCCGAGAGAGCAGTGGAGGAGATGTCAATCAAGAGACCGACCTTGCCGAGGCGTTCAAGGTGTTCGATTTGAACGACGACGGCTTCATTTCCTGCGACGAGCTCCAGAGCGTCCTCTCAAAACTAGAGTTATGGGACGAGAGAAGCGGGAGAGACTGTAACAGCATGATTCGTGCGTATGATACTAACAACGACG AACTCGATTTTGAGGAATTCAAGAGCATGATGTCGATTACAATTTCTTGA